The Bacteroides ovatus genomic interval AGGCATCTTTGCAGCGACATGTTGTGCAATTCTCAATGGATATTCTTATGGTTTTCTGTCAGGCAAGGCTTGCTCTATTACAGTGATCTATTTCTCTTTAGTTGTATTATCCTTTACTTATTCAAGAGTGAATTATTATGATAGATATGGAGTTGAGTAGCAAGATTAAAATTGCAAGCTTATTATGTACCATGATGGTGGTATACCGACATTCCCTAAATTATTTAGCTTTTTTCAATTCATGGACAGGTCACGGAATAAGTGGGTTTGTTGAGGATGGCGTCTCTCTGTTGACAGAGATAGCAGTACCTTATTTTTTTATCATATCAGGCTTTTTCTTTTTTCGGATTTCTTATTACGAAAAAAATAATTACTTCAAAATGCTTAAGAAAAAAGCGAAGACATTATTAATTCCATTCATCTTTTGGAATATAGTGGGAGGGGGGATACTGTGCTTGTATAATCGGGCTCAAGTAGGAGATTCAATAGTTAATTGTGTTCAGCAGTTATTTATGAGTAATTGGTATGGACCATTGTGGTATGTGAGGGATTTAATGACACTAATGCTATTAGTGCCTTTATATGGATGGATTTTTTTGTGTAATAAGAGTTGGTTATATTTAATTATAGTACTGTTGTCATTTTATTTTTGGATGCCAAGTGATGGCAATTGGATTTCAACAGAAAGTGTGCTCTTTTTCTTTCTTGGTGGAGTTTTGCAAAAATATGAGAAAATAGTGGAAATGCAAATGCCCTACAAGATGATCATGGGATATGCTTTTTTGTGGGTGTTATATTCATTCGGATTTATCCCTATTGAGAATACTTATCTGCATAAGATTAATACAATATTAGGTTTGGTCATTTTTTGGCAGTTGGTTAATTTGCTTACAGCTAAACAAAGTGAGAAGTTATTGACATTGTCTAGTTATTCTTTTTTGATTTATGTAATGCATTTGTATTTGATAAAAGTTATGAAACAGGGATTAGGTGCCTTATTCTTTGAAAATGATGTGATGGCATTATTATCTTATATTTTATTACCTCTTATAACTATGTTTATTATTATTGTTATAGGAAAATTATGGGCTAAAACTTCGTTAGTCACCTATAACCTTGTAACAGGCGGAAGATTATGAATCAGAATTTGTATATAGATAGAGATACTTCATCTGTTATTAAAGGTGTATTGATAATTCTTATCGTAATAGGGCATAATAAGGTGTTATGCTCAACTGATAATAAAGGAGCTGACTATCTTTATCTGTTTCATGTTATATGTTTTTTTATTCTACCATTTTTTTATGATATAAAAAAGGAGATAACAGTGAAACGTCTATGTGATATAGTGGTACGGAACTGGATTCCATATTTTTGGATATGCATTGCTTGCTATGTAATATCTAGTGTGGTAAATCATGAGTTTAATTGGGATTGGAGCCATGTATGGGCTTTTGTTAATGGAACGCAAACTCCTTTACTAAAAAACTTTGGTTTTATATTTCCATGGTTTCTTCCAACTTATTGTTCTTTTTACATACTATATTTGTTTACTAATAAATACAAATATTTTTATAGATTATTGACTGTATTGTCTTTGATTACCTGGAGTTTATCGTGGTCACAGTTCCATTATTTTAAAGGTATAATACCATTTGGTATTGGTCTAGCTATCTACTATTTTGGTTTCGGTGTGCTTTCTTTTTATGTAAATCGTTTATCTGTAAGAATGAAATATTTAGGAGCATTTCTTTTTGTATTGCTTTCAGTAGATTATTGGCTAGATTATTCGTTTTTGTCTTACTCTTATAAATTATTACCTATATGTTTTTTTCTGGGATTGTTGTGGATAGCACCTTATTTGAATTTTCGTTGGCTAAAATTACTGGGTGATAACTCTTTGGGTATTTATATGATACATATCTTTCTGGCAAATATATCCTATTTAATTTTTCCAGATAATTTTTGGGGAGGGATGATTGGACTTGTGGTAACCTTGTTAATATCCTTGTGGTTGGTAAAATGGGTAGTCAAGCGAAAAAAAATGAGGAGTATATTTCTCCCAAGATCCTGGAGTGATATAAAAATGAATGTATAGACTGAAATATAAGTATGTTTGTATAGATAATTGGATTAGTGTTTATAATATATTAATAGTATAATAATGAAAATTCTTTGGGTTAATCCGTCTTTTTTAGATTATCGAATACCTGTTTATAAACGATTATATGAATTGACGGATGGAAACTTTTATATACTGTTTTCTAAAAAACGTGTATCGGAACGTATTTGTCTAAAAATACAAGAAGCCATTGGGGTTAATGCGATCTGCTTTGAAGGTGAGAAAAGAATAATCTTTGGAGAAAAAGAAGGAATGTCTAATAAATGGATGTCTTTTCCCATCACAAAAGGATTATATAAACGAATAAAAAAGATAGATGCAGATATTGTGATTGCTGAAGGATTTTTTCAATGGACTCCACAAGCTGTACGGTATGTTTTTTTTCATAGAAAACCTCTATTAATAGAATATGAAAGAACTAAGCATACAGAAAGATCCTGTCCAAAATGGAGAATGATATATCGAAAATTAGTGGATCAATTTGTTTCTGGATATCTGTGCAATGGAAAACTTACTAAAGAGTATCTTTTTGATGAGATGAAGATAAAAAAAGATAATTTGTTTGTTGGAGGAATGTCTGCAGATAGTGAAGGCTTAGTTAGTGCTATACAGAGTATGTCCGTGGAAGAATGTATTACTTTTAGAAATAAATTAAATATAAATAATAGTGGAATCGTTTATATATACGTAGGGCAGCTTATTGAACGTAAGGGGGTAATATATCTTTTAAATGCTTGGAAGAAACACATTCGAAAATATAATCAGGATAATTTATTAATTGTCGGCGGTGGTGACTTGTATAATAGTTTTGTAGATAAATTTGGAGATGAAGTTAGTATCCATTTTACAAATGGTATTGATTATGATAATATATATAAGTATTATGCAATATCCGATGTTTTTATCATTCCAACATTAGAAGATAATTGGAGTTTAGTGGTGCCAGAAGCAATGGCTTGTGGGTTGCCGATTGCTTGCTCCATTTATAATGGATGTTATCCGGAATTAGTGCATGAAGGTGAAAATGGTAAGCTATTTGATCCGTTAAAGCAAGAAACGGTTATTGAGGCATTGGATACGTTTCACCGAGTTGATTTACAGAAGTATGGAGAATATTCTAGAAAAATAGAGAAGTATTATAATCATGAACGAACAGCTAATAACATTTATGCTGCTTGC includes:
- a CDS encoding acyltransferase family protein; amino-acid sequence: MIDMELSSKIKIASLLCTMMVVYRHSLNYLAFFNSWTGHGISGFVEDGVSLLTEIAVPYFFIISGFFFFRISYYEKNNYFKMLKKKAKTLLIPFIFWNIVGGGILCLYNRAQVGDSIVNCVQQLFMSNWYGPLWYVRDLMTLMLLVPLYGWIFLCNKSWLYLIIVLLSFYFWMPSDGNWISTESVLFFFLGGVLQKYEKIVEMQMPYKMIMGYAFLWVLYSFGFIPIENTYLHKINTILGLVIFWQLVNLLTAKQSEKLLTLSSYSFLIYVMHLYLIKVMKQGLGALFFENDVMALLSYILLPLITMFIIIVIGKLWAKTSLVTYNLVTGGRL
- a CDS encoding acyltransferase family protein, yielding MNQNLYIDRDTSSVIKGVLIILIVIGHNKVLCSTDNKGADYLYLFHVICFFILPFFYDIKKEITVKRLCDIVVRNWIPYFWICIACYVISSVVNHEFNWDWSHVWAFVNGTQTPLLKNFGFIFPWFLPTYCSFYILYLFTNKYKYFYRLLTVLSLITWSLSWSQFHYFKGIIPFGIGLAIYYFGFGVLSFYVNRLSVRMKYLGAFLFVLLSVDYWLDYSFLSYSYKLLPICFFLGLLWIAPYLNFRWLKLLGDNSLGIYMIHIFLANISYLIFPDNFWGGMIGLVVTLLISLWLVKWVVKRKKMRSIFLPRSWSDIKMNV
- a CDS encoding glycosyltransferase family 4 protein yields the protein MKILWVNPSFLDYRIPVYKRLYELTDGNFYILFSKKRVSERICLKIQEAIGVNAICFEGEKRIIFGEKEGMSNKWMSFPITKGLYKRIKKIDADIVIAEGFFQWTPQAVRYVFFHRKPLLIEYERTKHTERSCPKWRMIYRKLVDQFVSGYLCNGKLTKEYLFDEMKIKKDNLFVGGMSADSEGLVSAIQSMSVEECITFRNKLNINNSGIVYIYVGQLIERKGVIYLLNAWKKHIRKYNQDNLLIVGGGDLYNSFVDKFGDEVSIHFTNGIDYDNIYKYYAISDVFIIPTLEDNWSLVVPEAMACGLPIACSIYNGCYPELVHEGENGKLFDPLKQETVIEALDTFHRVDLQKYGEYSRKIEKYYNHERTANNIYAACVEVLNRNNK